From Fusarium fujikuroi IMI 58289 draft genome, chromosome FFUJ_chr07, a single genomic window includes:
- a CDS encoding Sms-3-like endoribonuclease dicer family protein — MSDHGYIDTDDEDDRYRLIVNPSKPRKITEKKLRDQAALQAHIEKTQRDAARSAVPFSDPSKQSLAQLMNQYEGHKIIASPREYQIELFERAKERNLLVVLPTGTGKTLISALLLRHHLEQELEARAIGKPKKVAFFLVEKVALCVQQHAVLSCNLGAHPVTKFVGHMKGMTKTKEYWDEKFGENMVVVCTAQILLDCLTCGFITMSRINLLIFDEAHHTKKKHPYARIMDGYYYKHEGEKPRILGMTASPVDARTRDVKDTALELEKSLDSQIATISDEVLMETMHRKKQTEETVNYSRLDAPDDTKTHLWDQIFALVSRNEQFKLSLEFTKEASSVLGTWCADRYWELAMTDLETERLAARTSREFIGDIAVTRADQATEAVRRVQEIVRAHKFGAVDPKADGLSAKVKSLHEILVHAFTTDGTKRCIVFVEKRYTARLLSDLYSQPFMRIPGMSAAYMVGCQSINSSFGTMSFRDQVLALHEFKRGNTNCLFTTPVAEEGIDVPDCDLVIRFDLYNSVIQYLQSKGRARQARSRYITMMEQGNLTHIRSAKQALRDSQALEKFCLSLSADRKLHDDLIDEDMEMMVERMQHQVYEIPSTGARLTFPASLEILARFASHLSTDSYAKVEYQVQKVGDRYLADVIMPSQSPVNFVKGTQQRSKLMAKCSAAFEACKILIRDKHVDGNLQPTFKKKVHAMRNARLAVSSNKKADYDMRLRPEIWAERGEWTECFATAITIKDGGALSKAVAGRSLILLSRKPMPKLPGVPLFFGNGHSSIAELTPMQEALQLDPEEADGLTKFTHRVFADVFSKEYDTTSDQYPYLLAPCAENPQSDTRSHIDWDVINIVRENEVLEWENEPEDFFVNKLVTDPYDGGRKLVIKGIDKTKRPSDPTPEGVPESRSRAYRFVEPTIMQYSNSLYHKTRQKVKWRDDQPVVKAELFSLRRNLLDEFEVDEKVNMECFIILEPLHVSPLPIDVVSMAMAFPAIIHRIDSVLIVLDACNLLGLEIPPELALEAMTKDSDNSGDHDAEQVNFQTGMGDNYERLEFLGDCFLKMATTISIYTLMPDGNECKYHVERMLLICNQNLFNHAVDRKLQEFIRSKAFDRRTWYPDLPLKKGKAPKTSTKHNLADKTIADVCEALIGAAYLTSKDSNMDLAVKAVTRMTKSKNHRMKAFKDYYKAYKVPEWQEGNASASQRSLVQKVAQATGYRFKSAQLVQSAFKHPSWPYESVPDYQRLEFLGDSLLDMAIVDYLYQNFPRADPQWLTEHKMAMVSNQFLGCLCVKLGLHKHLLSSTSSLLSQIRDYVVELEVAEENARKEAKEDGTPMRQNFWLKVDSAPKVYADLVEALVGAMFVDSKYKFSVVENFFTKFIQPYFQDMKLYDTFANKHPVTFLSKKMHQEFDCTNWRISAEAVPCSADQGMAALKDTEMCAVFMVHQKVIADDTSESGRYSKQRAAEKALKILGSFGEDVEAAKRFLGCDCQLGGGDVEVDHGTAV, encoded by the exons ATGTCGGACCACGGGTACATCGAcactgatgacgaggacgatcGATATCGCCTGATCGTGAACCCGTCAAAGCCTCGAAAGATTACGGAAAAGAAGCTCCGAGACCAGGCTGCTCTACAGGCGCACATAGAAAAGACACAGAGAGATGCCGCGCGGAGTGCCGTTCCTTTCAGCGATCCTAGCAAGCAGTCCCTCGCCCAACTCATGAACCAGTACGAGGGCCACAAGATCATCGCTTCGCCTCGAGAATACCAGATCGAACTGTTTGAGCGCGCTAAAGAGAGAAATCTCCTCGTGGTATTGCCTACAG GTACCGGCAAAACACTCATCTCGGCCTTGCTGCTACGACATCACCTCGAACAGGAGTTGGAAGCTCGAGCCATCGGAAAGCCCAAGAAAGTCGCCTTTTTCCTAGTAGAAAAGGTCGCCCTCTGTGTTCAGCAACATGCAGTCCTCAGTTGCAACCTCGGAGCCCACCCAGTCACCAAGTTCGTGGGCCATATGAAAGGCATGACGAAAACCAAAGAATACTGGGATGAGAAGTTTGGCGAAAACATGGTGGTAGTCTGCACTGCCCAGATTCTCCTCGACTGCCTGACTTGCGGCTTCATCACCATGTCCCGAATAaacctcctcatcttcgatGAAGCACACCacacgaagaagaagcacccGTACGCTCGTATCATGGACGGGTATTATTACAAACACGAAGGCGAAAAGCCTCGCATACTGGGAATGACTGCTTCGCCGGTGGACGCGCGAACTAGGGACGTGAAAGACACGGCCttggagcttgagaagtctCTTGACAGCCAGATTGCCACGATTTCAGATGAGGTGCTGATGGAAACCATGCACCGAAAGAAGCAAACCGAAGAAACTGTCAACTACAGCAGGCTTGACGCTCCTGATGATACAAAGACGCACCTGTGGGACCAGATCTTTGCCTTGGTCTCTCGCAACGAACAGTTCAAGTTGTCGCTCGAATTCACAAAAGAAGCCTCGTCAGTCCTCGGCACTTGGTGCGCGGACCGTTATTGGGAGCTTGCAATGACAGATCTCGAGACTGAACGGCTCGCAGCCAGAACTAGTCGGGAATTTATCGGAGACATTGCAGTAACGAGAGCAGACCAAGCGACAGAGGCTGTCCGGCGTGTTCAAGAAATTGTTCGGGCTCACAAGTTTGGTGCTGTCGACCCAAAAGCTGATGGTCTCTCCGCCAAAGTCAAAAGTCTCCACGAGATCTTGGTGCACGCTTTCACAACGGACGGCACCAAACGTTGCATTGtttttgttgagaagagataTACAGCCCGTTTGCTTTCTGATCTCTATAGCCAACCTTTCATGAGGATCCCAGGAATGTCTGCTGCATACATG GTCGGCTGTCAATCCATCAATTCGAGCTTCGGCACCATGTCATTTCGAGACCAAGTCCTGGCTCTCCACGAATTCAAGCGCGGCAACACAAACTGCCTTTTTACAACACCGGTTGCAGAAGAGGGCATCGATGTTCCAGATTGCGACCTTGTCATTCGTTTCGATCTCTACAACTCCGTCATCCAATATTTGCAATCCAAAGGACGCGCTCGACAGGCACGCTCTCGATACATCACTATGATGGAGCAGGGCAATTTGACACATATTCGAAGTGCGAAACAAGCATTGAGGGATTCACAAGCCCTGGAGAAGTtttgtctctctctttcaGCTGACCGAaaacttcatgatgattTGATAGACGAGGACatggagatgatggttgAGCGCATGCAGCATCAAGTATACGAGATACCCTCGACAGGCGCACGCCTTACATTTCCCGCCAGTCTCGAAATCCTGGCCAGATTTGCTTCTCACTTGTCAACTGATAGCTACGCCAAAGTTGAATATCAGGTACAAAAGGTTGGCGATCGATACCTGGCTGACGTGATAATGCCATCCCAGTCTCCAGTCAATTTTGTCAAGGGTACGCAACAGCGTAGCAAATTGATGGCCAAGTGCTCTGCAGCATTCGAAGCCTGCAAGATCCTGATCAGAGACAAACATGTCGACGGCAATCTTCAGCCGACATTCAAGAAAAAGGTCCACGCTATGCGAAACGCACGGCTCGCTGTGAGTTCAAACAAGAAGGCTGACTACGACATGCGATTACGGCCAGAGATTTGGGCTGAGCGAGGAGAGTGGACTGAATGCTTTGCGACTGCAATCACCATCAAGGACGGGGGTGCCCTTAGTAAGGCTGTGGCCGGAAGGTCGTTGATACTTCTCTCGCGCAAGCCAATGCCGAAACTGCCAGGTGTTCCTCTATTCTTCGGTAATGGACATTCTTCTATCGCCGAATTGACACCTATGCAGGAGGCTCTTCAACTCGACCCCGAAGAAGCGGACGGATTGACCAAGTTCACACATCGTGTATTCGCTGATGTGTTCAGCAAAGAATACGATACCACGTCCGACCAATACCCATACCTCCTCGCACCTTGCGCCGAAAATCCTCAGTCGGATACTCGATCGCATATTGACTGGGATGTTATCAATATTGTGAGGGAGAACGAGGTACTGGAATGGGAGAATGAGCCAGAAGACTTCTTCGTCAACAAGCTTGTGACTGATCCATATGATGGAGGACGTAAGCTTGTCATCAAAGGTATCGACAAAACGAAGAGGCCATCCGATCCCACACCCGAGGGTGTCCCCGAATCAAGAAGCCGAGCTTATAGGTTTGTGGAACCGACAATCATGCAATACAGCAACAGTCTATATCATAAAACTCGCCAAAAGGTGAAGTGGCGGGATGATCAGCCTGTAGTCAAGGCGGAGTTGTTTTCGCTACGTCGAAACCTTTTGGATgagtttgaggttgacgagaagGTCAACATGGAGTGTTTTATCATTCTGGAACCTCTCCACGTGTCTCCT CTACCCATTGACGTGGTCTCTATGGCCATGGCATTTCCAGCAATCATTCACCGAATAGATTCCGTTCTGATTGTCTTGGATGCATgcaatcttcttggccttgagattCCACCGGAACTCGCACTAGAGGCGATGACCAAAGACAGCGACAACTCTGGGGACCATGATGCAGAACAAGTTAATTTCCAAACTGGCATGGGCGACAACTATGAACGATTGGAGTTCCTCGGTGACTgcttcttgaagatggcaacCACGATCTCAATCTACACGCTCATGCCTGATGGAAATGAGTGCAAATACCACGTTGAGCGCATGCTTCTCATTTGCAACCAAAACCTCTTCAATCATGCGGTTGATCGCAAACTACAAGAGTTCATTCGATCCAAGGCATTCGACAGACGAACGTGGTATCCCGATCTTCCGCTCAAGAAAGGAAAGGCACCGAAAACTTCAACGAAGCATAACCTGGCTGACAAGACGATTGCGGATGTGTGCGAGGCTCTCATTGGAGCGGCATATCTCACAAGCAAGGACAGCAACATGGATCTGGCTGTCAAAGCCGTGACGCGAATGACCAAGTCGAAGAATCACAGGATGAAGGCATTCAAGGACTACTATAAAGCCTACAAGGTTCCTGAGTGGCAGGAAGGTAATGCATCCGCCTCTCAACGCAGCCTTGTACAAAAGGTGGCACAAGCGACAGGATACCGCTTCAAGTCTGCACAACTTGTACAGAGCGCATTTAAACACCCATCATGGCCGTATGAGTCTGTACCAGATTACCAGCGCCTCGAGTTTCTGGGCGACTCACTCCTCGACATGGCTATCGTTGATTATCTGTATCAAAACTTCCCCAGGGCAGACCCTCAGTGGCTGACGGAACACAAGATGGCCATGGTATCGAATCAGTTTCTTGGCTGTCTCTGCGTTAAGCTTGGTCTGCACAAACATCTACTTTCGAGTACATCAAGCCTCCTTAGTCAGATTCGCGATTATGTCGTGGAACTTGAGGTTGCTGAAGAGAATGCCCGTAAAGAGGCAAAGGAAGATGGAACTCCCATGCGCCAAAACTTCTGGCTCAAAGTAGATTCGGCACCAAAAGTCTACGCCGATTTGGTTGAAGCTCTTGTTGGAGCCATGTTTGTCGATTCAAAGTACAAATTTTCGGTCGTCGAGAATTTCTTCACCAAGTTCATCCAGCCATACTTTCAAGATATGAAGCTCTACGATACCTTTGCGAACAAACACCCAGTCACTTTTCTGTCCAAGAAGATGCATCAGGAATTCGATTGTACAAACTGGCGCATCAGCGCAGAAGCTGTACCATGCAGTGCTGACCAAGGCATGGCGGCGCTGAAAGATACGGAAATGTGC